The following proteins come from a genomic window of Lolium rigidum isolate FL_2022 chromosome 5, APGP_CSIRO_Lrig_0.1, whole genome shotgun sequence:
- the LOC124652864 gene encoding exocyst complex component EXO70B1-like: MDGSAAAELERAERVVMRWDSTASASTGGGSGDDQMLFDGSGDRAEAERFLQAVDDLRRLAPPSPGNGTGSSPPRRSSSAGGGSSGAVQVAMARLEDEFRHVLSTRAVDLEIEVLADLTSSLSMTSDRTSFSAESTAAADREPAPAARGTDDDDENSNSRSSCVGRRSSYRSMTSIREIDLFPADAISDLAAIAARMAAAGYGRECVQVYASVRKPAVDSALRRLGVEKLTIGEVQRLEWGVVQPKIRTWIRAARAIVRGVFASERRLCFLVFHGLHLSSNPTTTPAPAPTTTTTPSAPFTETVKGAALQLFGFAEAISIGRRSPEKLFKIIDLHDAVSDLLPDVSDIFAASKAGESICVQAAEIRTRLADAVRGILSEFENAVFRDLTKTPVPGGTLHPLTRYVMNYIILISDYKTTLSQLILARPSASSRVAAEGNDLTPAFPDLDLADPDSLLPLATHLIWIIVLLEHNLEAKASLYKDVALYHLFLMNNVHYIVHKIKDSPELWALIGDVYLKQLTGKFRLAATAYQRSAWLKILNCLRDEGLHVSGGFSSGISKSALRERFKSFNAAFEEAHRIQSGWHVPDKQLREELRISIAEKLLPAYRSFLGRFRHHIENGKHPELYIKYSVDDLEISVSDFFEGSPPPPNSRRRSHG, encoded by the coding sequence ATGGACGGATCCGCCGCCGCGGAGCTGGAGAGGGCGGAGCGGGTGGTGATGCGGTGGGACTCCACCGCGTCCGCGTCCACGGGGGGCGGCAGCGGAGACGACCAGATGCTGTTCGACGGCAGCGGGGACCGGGCGGAGGCGGAGCGGTTCCTCCAGGCGGTGGACGACCTGCGCCGCCTGGCGCCGCCgtcccccggcaacggcaccggcAGCAGCCCGCCGCGCCGCAGCTCCTCGGCGGGCGGCGGCTCCAGCGGCGCCGTGCAGGTGGCGATGGCGCGGCTGGAGGACGAGTTCCGACACGTGCTGTCCACGCGCGCGGTGGACCTGGAGATCGAGGTGCTGGCCGACCTCACCTCCTCCCTCTCCATGACCAGCGACCGGACCAGCTTCTCCGCCGAGTCGACGGCCGCCGCCGACAGGGAGCCCGCCccggcggcgcgggggaccgacgacgacgacgagaacTCCAACTCCCGGTCCTCCTGCGTCGGCCGCCGCAGCAGCTACCGCTCCATGACCAGCATCCGCGAGATCGACCTCTTCCCGGCCGACGCCATCTCCGacctcgccgccatcgccgcccgcaTGGCCGCCGCGGGGTACGGCCGCGAGTGCGTCCAGGTCTACGCCTCCGTCCGCAAGCCGGCCGTCGACTCCGCGCTCCGCCGCCTCGGCGTCGAGAAGCTCACCATCGGGGAGGTGCAGCGCCTCGAGTGGGGCGTCGTGCAGCCCAAGATCCGCACCTGgatccgcgccgcccgcgccatcGTACGCGGCGTATTCGCCAGCGAGCGCCGCCTCTGCTTCCTCGTCTTCCACGGCCTCCACCTCTCCTCCaatcccaccaccacccccgcccccgctcccaccaccaccacaaccccatccgcccccttcaccgagACCGTCAAGGGCGCCGCGCTGCAGCTCTTCGGCTTCGCCGAGGCCATCAGCATCGGCCGCCGCTCGCCCGAGAAGCTCTTCAAGATCATCGACCTGCACGACGCGGTCTCCGATCTGCTGCCCGACGTCTCCgacatcttcgccgcctccaagGCGGGGGAGTCGATATGCGTGCAGGCCGCCGAGATCAGGACGCGCCTGGCTGACGCCGTGCGCGGGATACTCTCCGAGTTCGAGAACGCCGTGTTCCGCGACCTCACCAAAACTCCGGTGCCCGGCGGCACGCTCCACCCCCTCACTCGCTACGTGATGAATTACATCATCCTCATTTCAGACTACAAGACCACGCTTTCTCAGCTCATCCTGGCGCGGCCATCAGCTAGCTCGCGTGTCGCGGCCGAGGGCAATGATCTCACACCGGCATTTCCTGACCTCGACCTTGCTGATCCTGACAGCCTGTTGCCGCTTGCTACTCATCTTATATGGATTATTGTGCTTCTTGAGCACAACCTCGAAGCCAAAGCGTCGCTCTACAAGGATGTGGCTCTCTACCACTTGTTCCTGATGAACAATGTGCACTATATTGTGCACAAGATAAAGGACTCGCCTGAGCTCTGGGCGCTTATCGGGGATGTGTACTTGAAGCAGCTCACAGGTAAGTTCCGGTTGGCAGCCACAGCTTACCAGCGTAGTGCTTGGCTTAAGATCCTGAATTGTCTGAGAGACGAGGGTCTCCATGTCAGCGGTGGCTTCTCATCAGGGATATCCAAATCAGCGCTTCGGGAGCGGTTCAAGTCTTTCAATGCTGCGTTCGAGGAGGCGCATAGGATCCAGTCTGGGTGGCATGTGCCCGACAAACAGCTGAGGGAAGAGCTCAGGATCTCAATAGCAGAGAAGCTTCTCCCAGCGTACCGATCTTTCCTTGGTCGCTTCCGGCACCATAtagagaatgggaagcacccagagCTGTACATCAAATACTCAGTCGATGACCTAGAGATATCGGTGTCAGATTTCTTCGAGGGCTCTCCTCCTCCGCCCAATAGCAGGAGGAGGTCCCATGGATGA